The nucleotide window TCTACTATCCTATACATATTAAAAAAAACTCTCTCTTTATCTTTTTGTTTTATAAAAAAGTGATAATTTACTCCACTACTTTTAGCTTCAAAATACTCTATATTTTCTTCTAATTCATCAATATATGAATTATCAAAAAATGTTGCATTTAATGGATCTTGCTCATTAAAAACTTGTAAACTCTCAATTCTAATAAATTTATTTGTTGAATTTATTAGATAGGTAATATTGTTAAAAATTGAGTTATGATAGGTGTTATTTGTAACTATTTTTACTATTGAATTTTTGTTTTTATCAGTTGTGATAGTTATACTTGAAGCCTCTGCAATATCTTCTAAAAAAATATTATGAAGATGATTAATATGTTTTAAACTATCCTCTTTTTTTGTAAAAATATTATTTGAGTATTTTGTTTGATCTAAAGTTTTATATAAAAAAACTATTATTATCAAAAATAGTGTTATGGAGATAAGAAGTTCTAAAAGAGTAAATGATTTTTTCATAATTCAAATTTAAAAGTATAAATTTTCTTTTTTATATCGCTATTTTCCATAAAAAAGCTTCTATAATATGTTGTAAAATTCAAACTATTATGATTTGATTCTAAAGTTAGAGAATCTAAATTTTCATCTTTTATAGATACTTTTATATCTTTTAATTCAGCTCTTAATTTTTCATTTTCAAACTTATATTTGTTTTCTATATTTATATTTTCATTCTTATCAAAAATCGTAT belongs to Arcobacter defluvii and includes:
- a CDS encoding PulJ/GspJ family protein; protein product: MKKSFTLLELLISITLFLIIIVFLYKTLDQTKYSNNIFTKKEDSLKHINHLHNIFLEDIAEASSITITTDKNKNSIVKIVTNNTYHNSIFNNITYLINSTNKFIRIESLQVFNEQDPLNATFFDNSYIDELEENIEYFEAKSSGVNYHFFIKQKDKERVFFNMYRIVE
- a CDS encoding prepilin-type N-terminal cleavage/methylation domain-containing protein; protein product: MQNKKAFTLMEVIISVVLLSVVMITLLQIKSENIFMVSKSDERAKINDYILMAIDFNDTIFDKNENINIENKYKFENEKLRAELKDIKVSIKDENLDSLTLESNHNSLNFTTYYRSFFMENSDIKKKIYTFKFEL